The following are from one region of the Mangifera indica cultivar Alphonso chromosome 14, CATAS_Mindica_2.1, whole genome shotgun sequence genome:
- the LOC123196496 gene encoding MDIS1-interacting receptor like kinase 2-like, whose amino-acid sequence MAFSSLNKLSSVFFSLFVLLHFQLNVAFNSTQEAQALLKWKASLQTQSQSILSSWTLYPVNATNNSTQHGIKLAHCTNWFGVSCDRAGSIHRLNLSVLGLKGTLDRFSFLSFPHLAYLDLSINELFGVISSQIGNLSKLKYLDLSTNQFFGKIPTEIGLLTHLETLHVFENQLNASSIPKEIGQLNSLSELALYSNHLEGSIPASLGNLSKLSWLALYNNSLSGVIPPEMGNLSNLLELYIDTNNLTGSIPTSFSKLRKLTVLYMFSNQLSGSIPQELGNLESLTNFSLHNNSLSGSIPASLGGLKNLSILHLYSNTLSGSIPIEIGNLNKLIDLDLSRNILNGSIPIEIGNLNKLIDLDLSRNILNGSIPDSFKNLSELEFLSFYKNNLSGTIPQEIGNFTNLSRLHLDTNHFTGPLPHNICASGSLERFSVSDNNFFGPIPKGLRNCTSLRRLSMQGNQFVGNISEVFGTYPNLELFDISHNEFYGEITSNLVKCSNLISLKMAGNNIGGSIPFELET is encoded by the coding sequence ATGGCATTCTCATCACTCAATAAACTCTCCTCTGTTTTCTTCAGCCTCTTTGTTCTGCTACATTTTCAACTCAATGTTGCTTTTAATTCTACACAAGAAGCACAAGCTCTTCTCAAATGGAAAGCCAGCCTTCAAACCCAGAGCCAGTCTATCCTGTCTTCATGGACACTTTATCCTGTTAATGCTACCAACAATTCTACTCAACATGGAATCAAACTAGCCCATTGTACTAATTGGTTTGGAGTTTCTTGTGATCGTGCTGGAAGCATCCATAGATTAAACCTATCTGTTTTAGGTTTAAAAGGTACACTTGATAGATTTTCATTCTTATCGTTTCCTCATCTTGCATATCTTGATCTTTCCATTAATGAACTCTTTGGAGTTATCTCTTCACAAATTGGTAATCTCTCCAAACTAAAGTATCTTGACTTGTCAACTAATCAGTTTTTTGGGAAAATTCCAACTGAAATTGGTCTCCTAACACATTTGGAGACCCTCCATGTGtttgagaatcaattaaatgCTTCATCAATTCCTAAAGAAATAGGCCAACTTAATTCTCTCAGTGAACTTGCTTTATATAGTAACCATTTGGAAGGTTCAATTCCTGCTTCTTTGGGAAATTTGAGTAAACTGTCTTGGTTGGCTCTCTATAATAATTCACTTTCAGGTGTCATTCCTCCAGAGATGGGAAACCTCTCTAATCTCCTTGAACTTTACATAGATACCAATAACTTAACAGGTTCAATCCCTACTAGTTTTAGCAAACTAAGAAAACTAACCGTGTTGTACATGTTTTCCAACCAACTTTCTGGTTCCATTCCTCAAGAATTAGGAAATTTGGAATCTCTCACTAATTTTAGTCTTCATAATAATAGTCTTTCAGGTTCTATTCCAGCATCTCTAGGTGGTTTGAAAAATCTGAGTATTCTTCATTTATACAGTAATACACTTTCAGGCTCTATTCCTATTGAAATAGGAAATCTGAACAAGCTTATTGATTTAGATTTAAGTAGAAATATACTCAATGGTTCTATTCCTATTGAAATAGGAAATCTGAACAAGCTTATTGATTTAGATTTAAGTAGAAATATACTCAATGGCTCTATTCCTGATTCCTTTAAAAATTTGAGCGAGTTAGagtttttatccttttataaaaataatctttctgGTACTATTCCCCAAGAAATTGGGAATTTCACGAATTTGTCTAGGTTACATTTAGACACCAACCACTTTACTGGTCCCTTACCCCATAATATATGTGCTAGTGGTTCTTTGGAGAGATTTAGTGTTAGTgacaacaatttttttggtcCAATTCCCAAAGGTTTGAGAAATTGTACGAGTCTAAGAAGACTCTCTATGCAAGGAAACCAATTTGTTGGAAATATATCTGAAGTTTTTGGCACCTATCCAAATCTAGAATTGTTTGATATTAgccataatgaattttatggtGAAATCACATCAAATTTGGTTAAGTGTTCAAATTTAATCTCCTTAAAGATGGCAGGGAACAATATTGGTGGGAGCATACCATTTGAACTTGAAACTTAA